AGCGCAAGGTTACTGACCATATAAGCAAAGGGGTAGTTATCGAACGGGATACCGCCGACGCCATCGACGCCAGCCAGCATGCCAATAGCCAGGAAGATAACCAGAATCGGAATGCCAAGACGTGATGAAAATGAACTGAGTAAGATACTGCTGGTAACGAGGACGGACCCCAAAATGAAAAGACTGATTATTGCCGCGGCGTCCAACGTTCGGTTACTCCTCAATTAGCCATTTTTTTCAGCACTGACATTATCATATTAACGGCTGCAACCGGGCGTTACTTAGCCCTGCAACCGTTTTTTTTTATGATTTCAGAAAGGGATGACCCGAGATCGTAAGCTGTGTGCCTTTTTGGCTATTTCTCAACACGGCATGCGCGCCTAACGCCAGCGTAACGGTTCGCGGTTCATGACCAAAATCGAGCCCGGCAATCAGCGGAATAGAGAGGCGTTCACGTAAAAACGCGGACACCGTGTTGAGGTCGTAACCGGCATCGTACTCATTCGGGGCGCTGCCGCTAAAACTGCCCAGTACAATGGCGCTCTGACGATTTAAAATACCGGCGTCAAACAGTTGCAACAACATGCGCTCGATGCGAAAAGGGTGCTCATTAATGTCTTCCAGTACCAGAATACCGCCTTCAATTTTTGGCATCCACGGGGTGCCAATGAGCGAAATCAGCATCGCCAGATTGCCGCCCCATAGCGTCCCTTCGGTGTGACAGTCTGGACCTTCACCTTGCCACTCCACCGTGTACTGCGCGTGACGCACTGCTTGCCAGAAATGGGTTTGCGTAAAGGTATTCAGCTCCGGCGCGCCAAAGTTTGCCGCCAGCATAGGACCGCTGAAAGTGATGACATTGCCCAGCGCCAGCAGACCGCACTGAATCGCCGTAAAATCGCTGTGCCCGCAAATGAGCAGCGGATCCTGTTGCT
The DNA window shown above is from Citrobacter farmeri and carries:
- the ldcA gene encoding muramoyltetrapeptide carboxypeptidase; translation: MSRFHLIAPSGYCINQHAALLGIQRLKEAGHQVDNTAVVSRRHQRFAGTESERLADVNSLVHLTEPDTIVMPVRGGYGASRLLEHIDWQALAARQQQDPLLICGHSDFTAIQCGLLALGNVITFSGPMLAANFGAPELNTFTQTHFWQAVRHAQYTVEWQGEGPDCHTEGTLWGGNLAMLISLIGTPWMPKIEGGILVLEDINEHPFRIERMLLQLFDAGILNRQSAIVLGSFSGSAPNEYDAGYDLNTVSAFLRERLSIPLIAGLDFGHEPRTVTLALGAHAVLRNSQKGTQLTISGHPFLKS